A window of Streptomyces sp. NBC_01689 genomic DNA:
CGCTACTGCTTCACCTCGGTCGACATGCGGCTGCTGAGCAACCGCCCGGCACAGCAGGGGGTGCTGACCCGTGCCGCCTGAGACCGCACCCCTGTCCCTGGCCCGCGGACTGCTGCGGCAGGCCGACAGCGACGCCGTCATGGTGCGCGTCCTGGCCGCCGACGGCGGCGAGGGCACCACCCACAGCTACCGCGACCTCCTGCGCACCGCCCTGGCCCTGGCCGCCGACCTCACCGGCCTGGCCCGCACCCTGGGCCGCCCCGCCCGGGTGGGACTGCTCGCCGAGAACTCCCCGGAATGGGTCGTCGCCGACCTCGCCGCCCTGTTCGCCGGCGCCGTGGAGATCCCCGTACCCACCGCCTTCACCGCCCAGCAGGCCGCCTCCCTCCTGGAGAGCGCCGACCTGTGCCTGACCGACACCGCGGGCAGCGCGGCCCTGGCCCGCTGGAGCACCGACACCCCCGACCCCGTCCTGCCCGCCGGCTGCCCCACCACCGCCCTCGACCTGCCCGCCCTGCTCGCCCGGCCCCCCGTCCCGCACCCGCCCGTCCCCGACCACGACGCGGTCGTCAAGGTCATCCACACCTCCGGCACCACCTCCGCCCCCAAAGGCGTACAGATCCGCCGGCACGGCCTGGACGCACTGCTCACCTCGCTGCGCACCCGCACCCGCCCGGCGATCTTCGAGCGGTACCTGTCCATCGTCCCCCTCAGCCTGCTCATCGAACAGGTCGCCGGCCTCTACATGCCCTTCCTGGCAGGCGGTTCGGTCTCCTTCCTGCCCCCCGGCACCGCCCTGGTCGGCACCGCCGCCGACGCCGCACCGCGCATGCTCACCCTGCTGCGAGCGGCCCGCCCCACCGCCCTGGTCGTCCCGCCCACCGTCGCCGGCCTCTTCCTCGCCGTGTGCGACCAGCAGCCCGCCGAGAGCGTCACCGAACGCCACCGGCGGATCTTCGGCCACGACGGCCCGGTCTTCATCGCCTGCGGCGGCGCCCCCGTCCCGCCCGAGATCCTCCAGCGCCTGCACGCCCACGGACTGACCGTCCACGAGGGCTACGGACTGAGCGAGAACTCCTCCGTGGTGTCCTGGAACTTCCCCGGCGAAGTCCGCTTCGGCACCGTCGGCCGCCCCCTGGACCACGTCCACGCCGAACTCGCCGACGACGGTGAACTCCTCATCCGCAGCACCTCCCTGTTCGCCGGCTACACCCGCGAGGACCCCTCCAGCGTCGTCGTCGACGACCAGGGCCGCCTGCACACCGGCGACCTCGCCGAGATCGACGACGACGGCTACCTGCGCATCACCGGACGCAAGAAGAACCTCGTCATCACCGCGGGCGGCCGCAACGTCGCCCCCGAATGGGTCGAGGCCCGCTACCGCGAACTCGGCTTCGTCCGCGAGGCCGCCGTCATCGCCGACGGCCTCGACGACGTGCACGGCCTGTTCGTCATCGACGCCGCCCTCGACCCCGACACCGCCCGCGGCCGCATCACCGAATTCGGCCGGCGCAGGCTCTCCGGCATCGAACGCGCCGCCGTCGTCCACCTCATGTCCGAGGACGACCCCGCCTACGCCACCTGCTTCACCGTCACCGGACGCCCCCGCCGCGACGTCATCCGCCACCACGTCCTCGGCCCGGCCCCCGCCACGGCCGCGGCGTCCCCGAGCAACCAGAACAAGGAGAAGGCATGAGTACGGCTGTGCAGACCACGCCCTACGGCACCGGCAGCGGCCTGCTGGTCCAGCCCGCGGGCCCCGGCGGCCTCGACGCCATCGACCCCAAGGAACTGCGCGACCTCCTCGCCCAGGCCGGGTTCCTGCTGCTGCGCGGTTTCGGCGCCGACATGGACGCCTTCACCGCCCTGGTCCAGAACACCTCCACCTCCACCACCCTCGACCCCGCCCGCGACTTCTACTCCGAGGTCGCCCAGAAGGTCGACGCGGGCTTCGACGAGGTCGGCCTGCACACCGAGAACGGCAACAGCCCCTTCCGCTCCCACCTCGCCTGGTTCTTCTGCGAGAAGGCCGCCTCCACCGGCTCCCAGACCACCGTCTGCGACGGCTACCGCGTCTGGGACGCCCTCAGCGAGCAGGCCCGCACCGCCTTCGCCGCCCAGGACATCGTCTACAGCCGCTACGTCGGCGAACCCCAGTGGCGGGCCATGGCCCACCACCTGCTGGGCCGCACCAAGCCCGCCGACCGGATCCAGGTGAGCGAACTCCTCGCCCTGGCCGGACAGCTGCCCGGCACCGAGATCACCCCCCAGGACGACGGCGGCGTGCGCTACTCCTTCCGCACCCCCGCCGCCGGCCCCACCGTCTTCGGCCCCCGCCCCTCCTTCGCCAACAGCATCCTGGGCCCCTCCTTCAACTACGAGAAGCCCACCATCACCTTCGCCGACACCACCGAACTGCCCGCCCCCCTGCTCGCCGAGGTCGAAGAGGTCACCGCCCGCCTCACCGAGAACCTCGACTGGCAGGACGGCGACGCCGCCGTCATCGACAACACCCGCGTCATGCACGGCCGGCGCGCCATCACCGACCCCGACCGCACCATCTACAACGCCCTCAGCTACATCGAGGCACCCGCCGCCTGACCGGGCCGCCCCCGCCCCGCACACCAGCCCCCAGGGGCGGCGCCGGGGCGGGGCGGGAGACAGACCCGTCCGAGAGGGAGCCATGACCACCGACCACCCCGCCGCCCGCACCCAGGACCGCACCCCCGACACCGACACCGACGCCGCCGCGGCCGACCCGCGCCGCTGGCGCCTGCTCGTCTTCGTCGCCCTCGCCCAGTTCATGGTCCTGCTGGACACCACCGTGGTGAACCTCGCCCTGCCCGCCGTCCAGAGCGACCTCGGCGCCGGCCCCACCGCCATCGAATGGGTCCTGACCTCCTACATCCTGTGCTTCGGCGGCCTCATGCTGCTCGGCGGCCGCACCGCCGACCGCTGGGGCAGACGCCGCACCTTCCTCCTCGGCGCCCTGCTGTTCACCGCCGCCTCCCTGCTGTGCGGCCTCTCCCGCGACGCCGGCCTGCTCATCGCCGCCCGCGCCCTGCAGGGCTGCGGCGCAGCCTTCCTCTCACCCGCCGCGATGTCCCTGGTCACCACCACCTTCCCGCGCGGCCGCGAACGCACCACCGCACTCGCCGTCTGGGCCGCACTCGCCGGCCTCGGCGGCACCCTCGGCGTCATCGCCGGCGGCCTGATCACCGACAGCCTCAGCTGGCGCTGGATCTTCTACATCAACCTCCCCTTCGGCGCCGTCGCCGTCGCCGGCGTCCTGCTGCTCTCCCGCGGCCGCCCCGACACCGCCGTCCGCGGCTCCCGCCCCGACCTGGCCGGCGCCGCCACCGTCACCGCGGGCCTGGCCGCCCTCGTCTACGCCATCGTCAACATCCAGGACCACGGCGCCGCCTCCCCGCCCTACGTCCTCGCCCCGGCCGCCGCCGCCCTCACCCTGCTCGCCGCGTTCCTCCTCATCGAACGCCGCGCCGCCGACCCCCTGCTGCCCCTGCAACTGTTCGCCACCCGCTCCCTGGCCACCGCCGGCCTCGGCCGCGTCCTGACCAGCGCCGTCCAGGCCTCCGTGCTCTTCCTGTGCAGCTACTACCTGCAACGCACCCTCGGCTACTCCACCCTCGCCTCCGGCTTCGCGTTCCTGCCCCTGGGCATCGTCGCCATCCTGGTCACCGCCCCCGCCACCCGCGTCATGCACCGCGCCGGCCCCCGCCCCGTCTACCTCGCCGGCGCCGCCGGCTCCCTGCTCGGCCTGCTCCTGCTCACCCAGGCCCCCGCCCACGGCAACTACCTCCTGCACCTGCTGCCCGCCCTGCTCATCCTGGGCGCCTCCATGCAGTGCTGCGGCATCCCCGTCAACGTGCACGGCGTCTCCGACATCCCGCCCCACCAGCAGGGCATCGCCTCCGGCGTCCTGGTCGCCGCCTTCCAGGTCGGCGCCTCCCTCGGCGTCGCCACCGTCGCCACCAGCGCCCTGACCCGCACCACCAGCGAACTCACCGCCCACACCACCCCCGCCCTGGCCTGGCTGGACGGCCTCCACCTCGGCTTCTGGATCGCCGCCGGCATCGGCGTCCTCAACCTCCTCACCGCCTGCTTCGGACTGCCCCGCCACCCCACCACCCGCACCGCCTGACCCACCCCGCCACCCCCCTCACCGGACGAGAAGAGGCACCCGATGGCCCGCCCCGGAGACACCCTGCGCCTCGGCAAGGACACCCTCACCTTCCTGACCACCGCCGCCGAGACCGGCGGCGCCTACGTCGAGGTCGCCGTCGAATACGCGCCCGCCGTCATCAAACCGCCCCAGCACTACCACCCCCGCCAGACCGAACACATGCGCCTGGAAAGCGGCCGCCTGAGCCTCCAACTCGACGGCACCCTCCACGAGTACGAGCCCGGCGCCGACTTCCACATCCCCCCGGGCGCCGTCCACTCCATGTGGAACCCCGGACCCGACACCACCCGCGTCATCTGGCGCACCACCCCCGCCTACCAGACCGAAACCGTCTTCGAGACCCTGTGGGGACTGACCAACGAAGGCCGGCTGCGCCCCGACGGCACCCCCCGCCTGCAGATGCCGCTGCTCGCCCTCGCCTTCCGCGACGAGTACCGCGTCGTCACCGGCCGCCCCTTCCCCCTCGACATGGGCCTGTGCCTGCTCCTCGCCCCGCTCGGCCTGGCCTGCGGCTACCGCCCCACCTACCGCCCGCCCCAGGACACCCCCCGCCTCCAGCCCACCGCCTGAACCGGCCCCGCACCAAGAGGCCCCGCACCAAGAGGCCCCGCACCAGGCGGTTCGAGCCGGAAACGAGGCCCGAGCGAGCGCGCCGCCCTAGCGTCGGCGGCAACCGAACAGGCCGATGCGTGGAGGAATGGTCATGGCCACCGAAGCACACGAATTCACCCTGCCCGGCGCGGATCTCCCGCAGCCCGACGCCGAACTGCGCAAGAAGCGCGAGGCGGTCGTCCTGCAGCACACGGTCGCCGAGATCGCCTGGGACATCGACGGCGTGCTGGCCACCTTCCCGCGCGGCGGCGTCTACCGCATCCAGGCCTTCGAAGAAGGACCGCTGATCGGTGAAGAAGCCATCAAGAAGGGCTACTTCGCCGAACTCAAGGCCGCCTTCCCCGACCTGGAGCACGACCTGCACCACGTCCACCACACCCCCACCGCGGTGATCCTGGAGGCCCAGGCACGCGGCAAGCAGCACGCCGACTGGCGCGGCATACCCAACCGGGGCAAGTCCATCGACGCCCCCGTCGCCGTCTTCTTCCACTTCGACGGCGACGTCCTCGTCGACGAGACCCTCTACTTCGACATCGCCACCTTCCAGCGCCAGCTCGCCTGACCGGCCCCCGGCCCGGCCGCCCCCGCCGCGGAGCCCGCGCACCCACACCGGTACGCGGGCCCCGCGGCGCCGCCGTGCCCGCCGCGGGGCCCGCGCCCACCGGCGCTCGAGGAGGAGTCGAGTACGCGTCCGTAGCGTCGTCGGCGCCGGACCGGCCCGGTGGCGCCGGGTGCGCCGGCGCAGGCCGGACAGGTCACGGCGAGGAGCATCTCGCACTGACCAGCCTCCAGAAAGGATGCTCGATGAGCACCGTCAACCCCCCATCCCCGGGCGGTGAAACCAAGAGGGTGGTCTTCTGGGCCATCCTCACCACCAGCCTCGCCTCCTTCATGGCGGGACTGGACAACCTCGTCATCATCACGGCGCTGCCCACCATCCGGGAGAAACTCGGCGGCAGCCTCACCGACCTGGAATGGACGGTCAACGCCTACACCCTGTCCTTCGCGGTCCTGATGATGTTCGGCGCCGCCCTCGGCGACCGCTTCGGCCGCCGCAAGGTCTTCAGCCTGGGCCTGCTGCTGTTCACCGCCGCCTCCGCGGCCGCCGCCCTCGCCCCCGGCATCAACGAACTCGTCGCCGCCCGCGCCGTCCAGGGCGTCGGCGCCGCCATCATCATGCCGCTGTCGGTGACCCTGCTGACCGCCGCCGTGCCCGCCGAGAAACGCGGCGCGGCCCTGGGCATCTGGGGCGCCGTCAACGGACTGTCCATCGCCGCCGGCCCGCTGGTGGGCGGCGCCATCGTCGAACACCTGTCCTGGCAGTGGATCTTCTGGCTGAACGTACCCATCGGCCTCGCCCTGGCCCCGCTGTCCTTCCGCAAACTCGCCGAGAGCCGCATCGCCCACTCCCGCCTCGACGCCGTCGGCACCGCCCTGGCCAGCCTCGGCCTGTTCGGCATCGTGCTGGGCCTCATCAAGGGCCACGGCGACGGCTGGACGTCCCCGCAGGTCCTGGGCGCCCTCATCGGCGGCACCGCCGTGATGGCCGTCTTCGTCGCCTGGGAGAACCACACCGAACACCCCATGGTGCCGATGCGCATGTTCCGCAACCGCGCCTTCACCGCGATCAACCTGGCCGGCGCCCTGATGTCCGTCGGCATGTTCGGCGCGATCTTCCTGATGACCCAGTTCCTGCAGAACATCCAGGGCTACACCGCCATGCAGGCCGGCGTCCGCCTGCTGGCCTGGACCGCCATGCCGATGGTCGTCGCCCCCATCGGCGGCATGGTCTCCGACCGCATCGGCGGCAAACCCGTGGTCACCCTCGGCCTCGCCATGATGACCGCCGGCATGGTCTATTGGGCCTTCGTCCTCGAACCGGACGTCTCCTACGCCGCCCAGCTGCCCTCCCTGATGATCTGCGGCGCCGGCATGGCCCTGTTCTACGCCCCGCTGATGAACCTCACCATGGGCTCGGTCGCCGAACACGAACAGGGCATCGCCTCCGGCGTCACCGCCGCCACCCGCGAGGTCGGCGCAGCCCTCGGCGTCGCCCTGCTCGCCTCCATCTTCAGCGCCAACGGCGGCTACGCCTCCCCGCGCGACTTCGTCGACGGCCTCGTCCCCGCCATGTGGGTGGGCGCCGTCGCGGTGGCCCTGGCGACCTTCTCCATGCTGCTCGCCCCCTCCCGCCGGCCGGCCGCCGCGCCCGCCGCCGCCCCGGCCGCGCCGCCCGGCCGGCACCACACCCCGGCCGCCGACCAGCACGCCCCGGCGGGGGAGAACACCCCGGCACCGCTGCACTGACCCGCACACCCACCCGGGGTCCGGGGCCCCACCGGCCGCGGACCCCGTTCCGTCGACCCGAACCGAGGAAGCATGGCCATTGAGGAGATGAAGGTCCGCGACGCCTTCCGGATCACGCCGTCGCAACTCCCGGACAACCGGGGCCGGTTCTTCGAGGCCTGGCGCATGGGCGAACTGACCGGAAGCAGCGGCCAGCCGTTCACCGTCCGCCAGGTCAACTTCTCGGTCTCCCACCGTGACACGCTGCGCGGCATCCACGGCACCACCCTCCCGCCCGGCCAGGCGAAACTGGTGACCTGCGTCCGCGGCGCCGCCCTGGACGTGGTGGTCGACCTGCGCGTCGGCTCCCCGACGTTCGGCATGTTCGACACCACCCTGCAGGAGGCCGGCTCCGGCATCGGCGTCTACCTCGCCGACGGCCTCGGCCACGCCTTCCTCGCCCTGACCGACGACACCTGCATGAACTATCTGTGCTCCGAGGAGTACGTGCCCGGCACCATGGTCGACATCCAGGCCCTCGACCCGGCCATCGGCATCCCCTGGCCCACCACCACGGGCCTGATCCGCTCCGAGAAGGACGCCACCGCCCCGAGCCTGTCCGAGGCCGTCGAACGCGGCCTGCTGCCCACCTACGAAGAGGCCCTCACCTCCTACGGCCCCTCCTGGCAACTCCCGCACCCCCAACACCTCACCCGCTGACCCCGCCCCGGGACGCCCGCAGCCGCCACCCCGCCCCGACACCGGGCGGAACGGCACCCCGCGCCGGCACCGGGCGGAACGGCACCGCGCGCCGGCACCGGGCGGAACGGCACCGCGCGCCGGCACCGGACCGAATGGCACCGCGCCCCGGCCCACGGCGAACGCCGCACCCGCGCACGCGGGACAGCACGCGCCCGAACCCGGCGCCCAGGAGGGCGAGTTCCTTCCCGCGCCCGCACGTCCACGGCCGGCCGGGCCCGTCACCACGGCGCCCGGGAACGCAGGAGGGGCGGGCCCACGTTCCGCCCCGCCCCGGCCACGGCCGAGCCCGTCGCGCCGACCCCCGGCACCCGGGGGAGCGGGCCCCGCGGCCCCGCACGGTGCACCACCGGGCTCGTCACCGGACGCACCGCCCAGGCGCCCGGGATGCCGAGGTGCGCGCTCACCGCGAGTCGCAGCCGTAACGGCTCACCGACAGCGGTCCGTTGGGCCCTGGCGATGGCGGGCCGCCGCCAACGGGGGAGCGGGCCCCGCGCCCCGCGCGGCGCGCCGCCGGGCTCGTCACCGGACGCACGCTCCGGCACTTGGGACGCCGATGCGCGCTCGCCGCGGGCCGCAGCCGGGGCCCCGGTTCGACGGCCCACCGTCCGGGTGCCGTTGGGCCCCGGGCGCGGTGGCCCGTCGCCAGACAACCCTGGTCCCGGCGTCCCGGCAGGCCCTGGCCCGTTCCGGCGGGCTCCTGCCCGGTCCGGCGGACCCCTCACCCGGTCCTGGTGAACCCCTGGTCCGGCCCTGGCTGCCCTCTCTCCCGACCCCGACAGGACCCGCGCCCGTTCCCGGCTGGCCCTCGGGCGGCCCGGTGTTCCGGCTCCGCCCCACGCTCTCTTGGCCCATGGTGCGGCGCGTGCTGTCGCAGGGGTGCCTCACCCGACGGGGGAGGCCGCCGGCGCCACGGCGGCCCGGACCCGGACGGTCCGGACCCGGCCCAGGCCCGGGCCGAACCCGGCTCCTGGTCCGCCGCCGCAGGCATGCCGGTGTCCCGAAGACCCGCAGGGGTTTTCGGGGCACCGGTCGGTGCGCGGCCGCGGGGCCGCCGGGGGCTCACGCGGTCACAGGGCGGCCCTGTGTTTGAGCGGTTCCCACCAGGAACGGTTGTCGCGGTACCAGGCGAAGGTCTCCGCCAGGCCCTGGGTGAAGTCCTTGCGGGGCCGGTAGCCCAGCTCGCGGGAGATCTTGCCGCAGTCCACCGAGTAGCGCAGGTCGTGGCCGAGCCGGTCGGGCACGTGCTCGACGCTGTCCCAGCCCGCTCCGGCCAGATCCAGCAGCAGCGTGGTCAGTTCCTTGTTGCTCAGTTCGGTGCCGCCGCCGATGTTGTAGACCTCGCCGGGCCGGCCGCCGGTGCGGACCAGTTCCAGGCCCTGGACGTGGTCGTCGATGTGCAGCCAGTCCCGTACGTTCAGTCCTTCCCCGTACAGCGGGACGCGGTGTCCGTCGAGGAGGTTGGTGACGAACAGCGGGATGACCTTCTCGGGGAAGTGGTGGTGGCCGTAGTTGTTGGAGCAGCGGGTCACCCGTACGTCGAGGCCGTGGGTGCGGTGGTAGGACAGGGCCACCAGGTCGGAGGAGGCCTTGGAGGCGGCGTAGGGGGAGTTGGGCCGCAGCGGGTCGCTCTCCGGCCAGGATCCCTCGGCCACGGAGCCGTAGACCTCGTCGGTGGACACGTGCAGGAAGCGGGCGCGGCCGCCGGGCCGGCGCAGCGCCGCGTCCAGGAGGGTCTGGGTGCCGAGCACGTTGGTGGTGATGAACTCGGCGGCGCCGAGGATGGAGCGGTCGACGTGGGACTCGGCGGCGAAGTGCACGATCTGCTCGTGTCCGGCGACGAGTTCGGCGACCAGGCGGGTGTCGCAGATGTCGCCCTGGACGAAGCGGAAGCCGGGGTGGCCGCGGACCGGGTCGAGGTTGGCGGGGTTGCCGGCGTAGGTGAGTTTGTCGAGGACGGTGACGTGGACGTCGCCGGGGCCGGCCGGGCCGAGCAGGGTGCGCACGTAGTGCGAGCCGATGAACCCCGCGCCGCCGGTGACGAGGATGCGTGTGGTGGTCATGAGGAAATCTGCACCTTGCTGTGGTCGCCGAGGATGAGGCGGTGGGCGGCGGGGATCCGGGGGGCGGGGGTCACCTCCACGTTGCGGCCGATGATGGAGGCCTCCACGCGGCGGGCGCCGTGCACCGAGGAGCCGTCCAGGACGATGGAGAACTCGATCTCGCTGTCGGTGATGCGGCAGTCGGGGGCGATGGAGGTGAACGGGCCGACGTAGGAGCCGGTGATCACGCTGCCGGTGCCGATGACGGCGGGGCCCACGATGCGGGAGCCGGTGACGCGGGCGCCCTCGTCGATCCGT
This region includes:
- a CDS encoding AMP-binding protein, coding for MPPETAPLSLARGLLRQADSDAVMVRVLAADGGEGTTHSYRDLLRTALALAADLTGLARTLGRPARVGLLAENSPEWVVADLAALFAGAVEIPVPTAFTAQQAASLLESADLCLTDTAGSAALARWSTDTPDPVLPAGCPTTALDLPALLARPPVPHPPVPDHDAVVKVIHTSGTTSAPKGVQIRRHGLDALLTSLRTRTRPAIFERYLSIVPLSLLIEQVAGLYMPFLAGGSVSFLPPGTALVGTAADAAPRMLTLLRAARPTALVVPPTVAGLFLAVCDQQPAESVTERHRRIFGHDGPVFIACGGAPVPPEILQRLHAHGLTVHEGYGLSENSSVVSWNFPGEVRFGTVGRPLDHVHAELADDGELLIRSTSLFAGYTREDPSSVVVDDQGRLHTGDLAEIDDDGYLRITGRKKNLVITAGGRNVAPEWVEARYRELGFVREAAVIADGLDDVHGLFVIDAALDPDTARGRITEFGRRRLSGIERAAVVHLMSEDDPAYATCFTVTGRPRRDVIRHHVLGPAPATAAASPSNQNKEKA
- a CDS encoding TauD/TfdA family dioxygenase, with translation MSTAVQTTPYGTGSGLLVQPAGPGGLDAIDPKELRDLLAQAGFLLLRGFGADMDAFTALVQNTSTSTTLDPARDFYSEVAQKVDAGFDEVGLHTENGNSPFRSHLAWFFCEKAASTGSQTTVCDGYRVWDALSEQARTAFAAQDIVYSRYVGEPQWRAMAHHLLGRTKPADRIQVSELLALAGQLPGTEITPQDDGGVRYSFRTPAAGPTVFGPRPSFANSILGPSFNYEKPTITFADTTELPAPLLAEVEEVTARLTENLDWQDGDAAVIDNTRVMHGRRAITDPDRTIYNALSYIEAPAA
- a CDS encoding MFS transporter, with translation MTTDHPAARTQDRTPDTDTDAAAADPRRWRLLVFVALAQFMVLLDTTVVNLALPAVQSDLGAGPTAIEWVLTSYILCFGGLMLLGGRTADRWGRRRTFLLGALLFTAASLLCGLSRDAGLLIAARALQGCGAAFLSPAAMSLVTTTFPRGRERTTALAVWAALAGLGGTLGVIAGGLITDSLSWRWIFYINLPFGAVAVAGVLLLSRGRPDTAVRGSRPDLAGAATVTAGLAALVYAIVNIQDHGAASPPYVLAPAAAALTLLAAFLLIERRAADPLLPLQLFATRSLATAGLGRVLTSAVQASVLFLCSYYLQRTLGYSTLASGFAFLPLGIVAILVTAPATRVMHRAGPRPVYLAGAAGSLLGLLLLTQAPAHGNYLLHLLPALLILGASMQCCGIPVNVHGVSDIPPHQQGIASGVLVAAFQVGASLGVATVATSALTRTTSELTAHTTPALAWLDGLHLGFWIAAGIGVLNLLTACFGLPRHPTTRTA
- a CDS encoding cupin domain-containing protein; amino-acid sequence: MARPGDTLRLGKDTLTFLTTAAETGGAYVEVAVEYAPAVIKPPQHYHPRQTEHMRLESGRLSLQLDGTLHEYEPGADFHIPPGAVHSMWNPGPDTTRVIWRTTPAYQTETVFETLWGLTNEGRLRPDGTPRLQMPLLALAFRDEYRVVTGRPFPLDMGLCLLLAPLGLACGYRPTYRPPQDTPRLQPTA
- a CDS encoding ester cyclase, yielding MATEAHEFTLPGADLPQPDAELRKKREAVVLQHTVAEIAWDIDGVLATFPRGGVYRIQAFEEGPLIGEEAIKKGYFAELKAAFPDLEHDLHHVHHTPTAVILEAQARGKQHADWRGIPNRGKSIDAPVAVFFHFDGDVLVDETLYFDIATFQRQLA
- a CDS encoding DHA2 family efflux MFS transporter permease subunit, coding for MSTVNPPSPGGETKRVVFWAILTTSLASFMAGLDNLVIITALPTIREKLGGSLTDLEWTVNAYTLSFAVLMMFGAALGDRFGRRKVFSLGLLLFTAASAAAALAPGINELVAARAVQGVGAAIIMPLSVTLLTAAVPAEKRGAALGIWGAVNGLSIAAGPLVGGAIVEHLSWQWIFWLNVPIGLALAPLSFRKLAESRIAHSRLDAVGTALASLGLFGIVLGLIKGHGDGWTSPQVLGALIGGTAVMAVFVAWENHTEHPMVPMRMFRNRAFTAINLAGALMSVGMFGAIFLMTQFLQNIQGYTAMQAGVRLLAWTAMPMVVAPIGGMVSDRIGGKPVVTLGLAMMTAGMVYWAFVLEPDVSYAAQLPSLMICGAGMALFYAPLMNLTMGSVAEHEQGIASGVTAATREVGAALGVALLASIFSANGGYASPRDFVDGLVPAMWVGAVAVALATFSMLLAPSRRPAAAPAAAPAAPPGRHHTPAADQHAPAGENTPAPLH
- a CDS encoding dTDP-4-dehydrorhamnose 3,5-epimerase family protein; its protein translation is MAIEEMKVRDAFRITPSQLPDNRGRFFEAWRMGELTGSSGQPFTVRQVNFSVSHRDTLRGIHGTTLPPGQAKLVTCVRGAALDVVVDLRVGSPTFGMFDTTLQEAGSGIGVYLADGLGHAFLALTDDTCMNYLCSEEYVPGTMVDIQALDPAIGIPWPTTTGLIRSEKDATAPSLSEAVERGLLPTYEEALTSYGPSWQLPHPQHLTR
- the rfbB gene encoding dTDP-glucose 4,6-dehydratase produces the protein MTTTRILVTGGAGFIGSHYVRTLLGPAGPGDVHVTVLDKLTYAGNPANLDPVRGHPGFRFVQGDICDTRLVAELVAGHEQIVHFAAESHVDRSILGAAEFITTNVLGTQTLLDAALRRPGGRARFLHVSTDEVYGSVAEGSWPESDPLRPNSPYAASKASSDLVALSYHRTHGLDVRVTRCSNNYGHHHFPEKVIPLFVTNLLDGHRVPLYGEGLNVRDWLHIDDHVQGLELVRTGGRPGEVYNIGGGTELSNKELTTLLLDLAGAGWDSVEHVPDRLGHDLRYSVDCGKISRELGYRPRKDFTQGLAETFAWYRDNRSWWEPLKHRAAL